One genomic segment of Mycoplasmopsis agalactiae PG2 includes these proteins:
- a CDS encoding pseudouridine-5'-phosphate glycosidase, with amino-acid sequence MNIVFSKEVESALKHKRPVVALESTIITHGMPYPKNVEMALNVENIIRKQGAVPATIAIINGIIHVGLENDEINELAKLKDVIKTSKRDFGYVLANKKNGGTTVSGTVLVAQKVGIPVFATGGIGGVHRGAEITFDISRDLDELSTNNVLVVCAGAKLILDLGLTLEYLETKGVEVLGYNSDKLPAFYSSSSEFNVTYNVHSASEVAAIMKAKWKFTNGGIILANPIPEQYGLEYEYILDNINKAIEQAKVEGISGKKTTPYLLSKVLELTEGKSLEANIQLVYNNAKVAAQVAVEYAKQK; translated from the coding sequence ATGAATATAGTTTTTAGTAAGGAAGTTGAAAGCGCTTTAAAACATAAAAGACCTGTTGTTGCTTTAGAATCGACAATTATTACCCATGGAATGCCTTATCCTAAAAATGTTGAAATGGCACTTAATGTGGAAAATATAATTCGTAAGCAAGGTGCTGTGCCTGCAACAATAGCCATAATTAACGGAATAATTCATGTTGGTCTTGAAAATGATGAAATAAATGAGCTTGCTAAATTAAAAGATGTTATCAAAACTAGCAAGAGAGATTTTGGTTATGTTTTAGCAAATAAGAAAAATGGAGGCACAACAGTTTCTGGTACAGTCTTAGTTGCACAAAAAGTAGGTATTCCTGTTTTTGCAACTGGCGGGATTGGCGGTGTACATAGAGGAGCTGAAATAACTTTTGACATATCTAGAGACCTAGACGAATTATCAACAAACAATGTTTTAGTTGTTTGTGCTGGAGCTAAATTAATACTAGATTTAGGTTTAACACTTGAGTATTTAGAAACTAAAGGCGTTGAAGTATTAGGCTACAATAGTGATAAATTGCCAGCTTTTTACTCTTCATCTAGTGAATTTAATGTTACATACAATGTTCATTCAGCTAGCGAAGTTGCTGCAATAATGAAAGCTAAGTGAAAATTTACTAACGGCGGAATTATTTTAGCTAATCCTATTCCTGAACAATATGGTCTTGAATATGAATATATTTTAGATAATATCAACAAAGCAATTGAGCAAGCTAAAGTTGAAGGAATTAGTGGCAAAAAAACAACTCCTTATTTGCTCTCAAAAGTGCTTGAATTAACTGAAGGAAAGAGTCTTGAAGCTAATATTCAATTAGTTTATAACAATGCCAAAGTTGCTGCACAAGTAGCTGTTGAGTATGCTAAACAAAAGTAA
- a CDS encoding BspA family leucine-rich repeat surface protein gives MILLKKIVVKQLGYYKTENGSFRLVTVPKNTVQVPSQLPLKVNSLFEAFKGISEEKIENLDKWDVSNVTNLSSTFYEAKNFNQSLDNWNTINVTDMSSTFSEAIKFNSSIKEWKTDNVKTMYSMFAGAIAFNQDVNDWNTKKVTDMTDLFWEAKSFNKPLNKWEVSNVTSMYRMFSEAEAFNQDISGWNTEKVETMFGMFGGA, from the coding sequence TTGATTCTTCTAAAAAAAATAGTAGTTAAACAGCTTGGATACTACAAAACTGAAAATGGATCCTTTAGACTTGTGACTGTGCCAAAGAACACAGTGCAAGTACCTAGTCAATTACCATTAAAAGTTAACTCTCTTTTTGAAGCTTTTAAAGGTATAAGTGAAGAAAAGATTGAAAATCTAGATAAGTGAGATGTGTCAAATGTAACAAACTTATCGTCGACATTCTATGAGGCTAAAAATTTTAATCAATCATTAGATAACTGAAATACTATAAATGTTACTGATATGTCCTCAACATTCTCAGAAGCAATAAAGTTTAATTCATCAATCAAAGAGTGAAAAACTGATAATGTTAAAACAATGTATTCAATGTTTGCCGGTGCAATTGCCTTTAATCAAGATGTAAATGATTGAAACACTAAAAAAGTAACTGATATGACTGACTTATTTTGAGAGGCCAAATCGTTTAATAAACCTCTTAATAAATGAGAGGTTTCTAATGTAACATCAATGTACAGAATGTTTTCAGAAGCAGAAGCATTTAACCAGGATATCAGTGGATGAAATACAGAAAAAGTAGAAACAATGTTCGGTATGTTTGGAGGAGCTTAA